The Candidatus Caccoplasma merdavium genome has a segment encoding these proteins:
- a CDS encoding DUF1016 family protein: protein MSNNDNNIEKRSFEAFVNAIGSEIEQAQVRLISAANAQMLFHYWKMGNYILYHQNRQGWGGKVIKKLAQAIRFNYPEKKGYSVRNLAYMCQFARSYPLGALRSFIETDAKLLTPSVQKITDELQSLNNMTFTQEPLAQIQSTDNKEVAIMQEPLAKIQDVVQTVAAVYQKTIEDIEKLFLASPVARINWASHVILLNSSLPLGVDYWYMKQSVEMGWSSNVLKMQIESKLFERQINSRKVNNFTATLPTPQSDLANYLLKDPYIFDLAGAKERADERDIEEQLVKHVTRYLLEMGNGFAFVARQKHFQIGDSDFYADLILYNIKLHAYVVVELKATPFKPEYAGQLNFYINVVDDKLRGENDNKTIGLLLCKGKDEIVAQYALTGYDQPIGISDYQLSKAVPENLKSALPSIEQVEEELTMLLNNEKNKQK, encoded by the coding sequence ATGAGCAACAACGATAACAATATAGAAAAAAGAAGTTTCGAGGCTTTTGTCAATGCCATCGGGTCAGAAATAGAGCAGGCGCAAGTCCGGCTCATCAGTGCAGCCAATGCGCAGATGCTGTTCCACTACTGGAAAATGGGCAATTACATATTGTACCACCAGAACCGACAAGGCTGGGGCGGCAAGGTCATCAAGAAACTGGCGCAGGCGATACGGTTCAACTATCCTGAAAAGAAAGGGTATTCGGTCAGAAACTTGGCTTATATGTGCCAATTCGCACGCTCCTATCCATTGGGCGCATTACGGAGTTTTATAGAAACCGATGCGAAATTACTTACTCCAAGTGTGCAGAAAATCACGGATGAACTTCAAAGCCTGAACAATATGACATTTACGCAAGAGCCTCTTGCGCAAATTCAATCCACAGACAACAAGGAAGTTGCAATTATGCAAGAACCTCTTGCAAAAATTCAGGATGTAGTCCAAACAGTAGCCGCCGTTTATCAAAAAACGATTGAGGACATAGAAAAACTGTTTCTTGCATCGCCTGTCGCAAGAATCAATTGGGCGAGCCATGTGATTCTGTTGAACAGTTCTCTTCCGTTGGGTGTCGATTACTGGTATATGAAGCAATCCGTGGAAATGGGCTGGAGCAGCAATGTCCTTAAAATGCAGATTGAAAGCAAATTGTTTGAACGGCAAATCAACAGCCGCAAGGTCAATAATTTTACCGCCACGCTTCCCACACCCCAAAGCGACCTTGCCAACTACCTGTTGAAAGACCCGTATATCTTCGACTTGGCAGGAGCCAAAGAACGTGCGGACGAAAGGGACATAGAGGAACAACTGGTGAAGCACGTCACCCGTTATCTGCTGGAGATGGGCAACGGATTCGCCTTTGTCGCAAGGCAGAAACATTTCCAGATAGGCGACAGCGATTTCTATGCCGACCTGATTCTGTACAACATAAAGCTCCATGCATACGTAGTTGTGGAACTGAAAGCTACCCCGTTCAAACCGGAATACGCAGGACAGTTGAACTTCTACATCAATGTGGTGGACGACAAACTGAGGGGAGAGAATGACAACAAGACCATCGGGCTGCTGCTATGCAAGGGCAAAGATGAGATTGTAGCGCAGTATGCGCTGACAGGCTATGACCAGCCTATCGGTATCAGCGACTACCAACTCAGCAAAGCAGTACCCGAAAATCTGAAATCTGCGTTGCCGAGCATAGAACAGGTGGAAGAAGAACTGACGATGCTTCTTAACAATGAGAAGAATAAACAAAAGTAA
- a CDS encoding site-specific integrase, with protein MNIKRNIIFSLESRKKNGVPIVENVPIRMRVVFASHRIEFTTGYRIDVAKWDADKQRVKNGCTNKLKQSASEINADLLKYYTEIQNIFKEFEVQGFMPTTEQVKDAFNRLHDGKKEDEEQAPVVFLPLEVFDEFIKECGTQNGWSDATYEKFAAVRKHLEKFDKGLTFESLDEPKLTKYVNFLKDSEDMRNTSIMKQVAYLKWFLRWCTKKGYCMNNAYEDFNPKLRSTPKKVIFLTWEELNKLKNYQIPETKQYLERVRDVFLFCCFTGLRYSDVHNLKKSDIRDGYIEITTVKTAERLIIELNNHSKAILDKYKDVEFEGHKALPVISNQKMNDYLKELGELAEINEPVSETYYKGSKRIDTIMPKYALLGTHAGRRTFICNALALGIPAQVVMKWTGHSDYKAMKPYIDIADDVKANAMNKFNQL; from the coding sequence ATGAATATCAAACGAAACATCATCTTTTCATTGGAAAGCCGCAAGAAGAACGGAGTGCCAATCGTGGAGAATGTCCCCATCCGTATGCGTGTGGTTTTTGCCAGCCATCGCATCGAGTTCACAACGGGCTACCGCATAGATGTCGCCAAATGGGATGCCGACAAGCAGCGTGTAAAGAACGGATGCACCAACAAGCTGAAGCAAAGCGCATCGGAAATCAATGCGGACTTGCTGAAATACTACACCGAAATTCAGAATATATTCAAAGAGTTCGAGGTGCAGGGATTCATGCCCACTACCGAGCAGGTTAAAGATGCATTCAACAGATTGCATGACGGGAAAAAGGAAGATGAGGAACAGGCTCCGGTGGTGTTTCTGCCTTTGGAGGTGTTTGACGAGTTCATCAAGGAATGCGGCACGCAAAACGGCTGGTCTGATGCCACCTATGAGAAATTTGCCGCAGTCAGGAAGCATCTTGAAAAGTTTGACAAGGGGCTGACCTTTGAATCGCTGGATGAACCTAAACTGACAAAGTATGTGAATTTCCTGAAAGATAGCGAAGATATGCGGAACACGTCCATCATGAAACAGGTCGCATATCTGAAATGGTTCCTGCGTTGGTGTACCAAGAAAGGGTATTGCATGAATAATGCCTACGAAGATTTCAATCCCAAATTGCGAAGCACTCCGAAAAAGGTGATATTCCTCACTTGGGAGGAACTGAACAAACTCAAGAATTATCAGATACCCGAAACCAAGCAGTATCTGGAACGGGTGAGGGATGTCTTTCTGTTCTGCTGCTTCACCGGACTCCGGTATTCGGATGTGCATAACCTGAAGAAAAGCGACATCAGGGATGGATATATAGAAATCACCACGGTAAAGACCGCCGAAAGGCTTATCATCGAGCTTAACAACCACAGCAAGGCAATACTCGACAAATACAAGGATGTGGAATTCGAGGGGCATAAGGCTCTCCCCGTCATCAGCAACCAGAAGATGAACGATTACTTAAAGGAGTTGGGCGAGCTTGCCGAAATCAACGAGCCTGTAAGTGAAACCTATTACAAAGGCAGTAAGCGTATAGACACCATTATGCCCAAATACGCATTGCTGGGCACCCATGCCGGAAGGAGGACTTTCATCTGTAACGCTTTGGCTCTCGGTATTCCGGCACAGGTAGTGATGAAATGGACAGGACATAGTGACTACAAGGCTATGAAACCCTACATCGACATTGCTGATGATGTGAAAGCCAATGCGATGAACAAATTCAACCAACTATAA
- a CDS encoding glycosyl hydrolase 115 family protein — protein MKKHIFAILLCFMVLQSRAESFTFTPEGRPLTIYIDEEAPSVAQCALDMFCNDYQQLFGTTVQICDLPEADIVIKCVSDGAWEQFTLTVSNDGRLLVEGSDPRGTAYGILELSRLIGISPWIWWADVTPQKHGDYTLPAGYRNRQKPSVQYRGIFINDEDYGLNPWSWKTHEPESDKGEIGPRTYERIFQLLLRLRANMLMPAMHDCSVPFYMVEGNKEMAEKYQIVMATSHCEPLMRNNVGEWDSKRRGGYNYISNRDSVLAYWAERLAEVGKGENIYTIGMRGIHDGKMEGCKNISEMARVMPQVIADQRNLLTQYVDSPASKVPQIFVPYKELLDVYNKGIDLPGDVTLMWCDDNYGHITRLSDQEEQRRKGGSGIYYHISYWGRPHSYLWLCTTAPAQIYYEMRRAWDYGARKIWALNVGDIKPAEYDMEFFMDMAWNIDAITPDNIYRHLHDFMCRTFTPQTAQELTCIMNEYYHLANIRRPEFMGWSREEEYGKIKGGKTPVIDTEFSPREITERIARYQKLERQVKSIKKQIPSELKDAFFQLVEYPVSGAALMNYKWLYAQMARNATTLDDARRYETASINAYNAIAALDRHYNFDMNKGKWNGIISMKNNRLVFEKFELPDDFSPRDNLSPRPEKVNIIARDAADHNGKRPHGAYCVEGLGYSRRAIVLPKGKALSYLFDTQQEGDVAVWVSLLPTHPVNGGDLRYEISVDGDTPQVVSFKTVGRSEAWKINVLRNLSLQSTRHELHKKSFHTVQIKALDEGVVIDQLMLDFEPEIPFYRIPEPEISGGNPQKTTDKNN, from the coding sequence ATGAAAAAACATATTTTTGCTATTCTCCTCTGCTTTATGGTTCTTCAATCAAGAGCCGAATCATTCACATTCACTCCCGAAGGACGCCCACTCACCATTTACATCGATGAAGAAGCCCCATCGGTTGCTCAGTGCGCCCTGGACATGTTCTGCAACGACTATCAGCAACTTTTCGGCACAACAGTGCAGATATGCGACCTCCCCGAAGCCGACATTGTCATCAAATGCGTATCCGACGGTGCTTGGGAACAATTCACCCTTACGGTATCGAACGATGGCCGGTTGCTTGTCGAGGGTAGCGACCCGCGCGGCACCGCATACGGCATACTCGAACTCTCCCGCCTCATCGGCATCTCTCCCTGGATATGGTGGGCCGACGTGACGCCCCAAAAACACGGCGACTACACATTACCTGCCGGCTACCGCAACCGACAGAAACCGTCGGTGCAATACCGGGGCATCTTTATCAACGATGAAGATTACGGATTGAACCCGTGGAGCTGGAAAACCCACGAACCGGAGTCGGACAAAGGCGAGATAGGCCCCCGCACATACGAGCGCATCTTCCAGCTCCTGCTGCGACTGCGAGCCAACATGCTCATGCCGGCCATGCACGATTGCAGCGTCCCCTTCTATATGGTCGAGGGCAACAAGGAAATGGCCGAGAAATACCAAATCGTCATGGCCACATCGCACTGCGAGCCGCTCATGCGGAATAATGTGGGGGAATGGGACAGCAAGCGACGCGGAGGCTACAACTACATTTCAAACCGCGATTCGGTATTGGCATACTGGGCAGAACGACTGGCCGAAGTCGGAAAGGGCGAGAACATCTACACCATCGGCATGCGCGGCATACATGACGGGAAAATGGAGGGCTGCAAAAACATATCGGAGATGGCCCGGGTCATGCCCCAAGTCATCGCAGACCAGCGCAACCTGCTCACCCAGTATGTCGACTCGCCGGCCAGCAAGGTCCCGCAGATATTCGTCCCTTATAAAGAATTGCTCGACGTATATAATAAAGGAATCGACCTCCCCGGCGACGTGACCCTCATGTGGTGCGACGACAACTACGGGCACATCACCCGCCTTAGCGACCAAGAAGAGCAACGCCGCAAGGGGGGCTCGGGCATCTATTACCACATTTCCTACTGGGGACGTCCCCACTCCTACCTGTGGTTGTGCACAACGGCTCCGGCACAAATCTACTACGAGATGCGCCGTGCCTGGGACTACGGAGCCCGCAAGATATGGGCGCTCAATGTGGGCGACATAAAACCGGCCGAATATGACATGGAATTTTTCATGGACATGGCTTGGAACATCGACGCCATAACTCCCGACAACATTTACCGCCACCTGCACGACTTCATGTGCCGCACCTTCACCCCGCAAACGGCACAAGAGCTTACCTGTATCATGAACGAATATTACCACTTGGCCAACATACGGCGACCCGAGTTCATGGGGTGGAGCCGCGAAGAGGAATACGGCAAAATCAAAGGCGGGAAAACGCCGGTCATCGACACCGAGTTTTCGCCGCGGGAAATAACGGAGCGCATCGCTCGTTACCAAAAATTGGAGAGACAGGTAAAATCAATCAAAAAGCAGATTCCCAGCGAATTGAAAGACGCATTTTTCCAACTTGTAGAGTATCCCGTTTCGGGTGCCGCCCTTATGAACTACAAATGGTTGTATGCTCAAATGGCCCGCAACGCGACAACACTCGACGACGCCCGACGTTACGAAACGGCAAGCATCAACGCCTACAATGCCATAGCGGCACTTGACCGCCACTACAACTTCGACATGAACAAGGGGAAATGGAACGGCATCATCAGCATGAAAAACAACCGGCTCGTCTTCGAGAAATTTGAACTGCCCGATGATTTTTCGCCTCGCGACAATCTCTCCCCGCGACCCGAAAAGGTAAATATCATCGCCCGCGACGCTGCCGACCATAACGGGAAACGTCCTCATGGCGCCTATTGTGTCGAAGGACTGGGTTACAGTCGCCGGGCCATTGTGCTTCCCAAGGGGAAGGCTCTCTCATACCTATTTGATACACAGCAAGAAGGCGATGTGGCCGTGTGGGTGTCGCTCTTGCCCACACACCCGGTAAATGGAGGGGACCTGCGATATGAAATATCGGTCGACGGCGATACGCCGCAAGTGGTATCGTTCAAGACCGTCGGACGCTCGGAAGCGTGGAAAATCAATGTGCTGCGCAACCTCTCCCTCCAATCGACGCGACACGAGTTGCATAAAAAGTCATTTCACACCGTGCAGATAAAAGCCCTCGACGAAGGTGTGGTCATCGACCAACTCATGCTCGACTTCGAACCCGAAATTCCGTTTTACCGTATACCGGAGCCCGAAATTTCTGGTGGAAATCCCCAAAAAACAACCGATAAAAACAACTGA
- a CDS encoding sulfatase-like hydrolase/transferase, translating to MSRLKYLVATYFAFVLLFMLQKPLFMLWQGDLYSDASVGEWFQVIAHGIPLDLSVAAYILVLPMLLTLVSVWLPGRWYLSALRVYGAIIVLLLAVICVADAELYGYWGFRIDVTPLFYLQSPADAMASIPVALFFVAFMFIAVYAGLVGFLFDRYILCPMTRPVHERNRLLTTVVYLVLTAFLFLPIRGGVSASTMNVGWAYFSERIELNHAAVNPAFSLMASLSKGEDFSSMYRFMSPAEADAACQPLLPHPVTFPDEANAWLTTPRPDVVLVILESFTKHVLDEPGVMPCFNALIEEGIWFPHFYANSFRTDRGLVAVLSGYPAQPTASVMKYPSKSQSLPSIARSLRQAGYGTELWYGGDVDFTNMRSYFYATGYGKVISGEDFSSSENSARWGVPDHITFSRFSQEILAQEQQPYFKTLLTLSSHEPFDVPMHRIDEPFLNSVAYTDSCLGAFVDTLRNSPRWDNLLLVFVADHTMRYPAGIQEHEVKRHHIPMLWCGGAVKEPRVVENYASQIDLAATLLAQMKIDYSDFAFSKNMADTTQPPFAYYTYNDGLGYVDAGNRVVYDCNADAWLLKEGPQADACGRAAQAFLQKLYDDLGTR from the coding sequence ATGAGTCGGCTGAAATATCTTGTGGCAACCTATTTTGCCTTTGTCCTGCTGTTTATGTTGCAAAAACCCCTGTTCATGTTGTGGCAGGGCGACTTATATTCCGATGCCTCCGTCGGCGAATGGTTTCAAGTGATTGCCCATGGAATCCCGCTCGACTTGTCGGTGGCCGCCTACATTTTGGTATTGCCCATGTTGCTCACCCTCGTGTCGGTATGGTTGCCGGGACGATGGTACTTGTCGGCGTTGCGGGTTTATGGTGCCATCATCGTTTTGTTGCTGGCCGTTATCTGTGTGGCCGATGCCGAGTTGTATGGGTATTGGGGGTTCCGCATCGATGTGACGCCGCTGTTTTATTTGCAATCTCCGGCCGATGCGATGGCCAGTATTCCTGTCGCGCTCTTTTTTGTGGCCTTCATGTTTATTGCCGTTTATGCCGGATTGGTAGGTTTCCTTTTCGACCGTTATATCTTGTGTCCCATGACCCGACCCGTGCATGAGCGCAACCGGTTGCTTACGACGGTTGTCTATCTCGTGCTCACCGCCTTCTTGTTCTTGCCCATACGCGGGGGCGTTTCGGCCTCGACCATGAATGTGGGCTGGGCCTATTTCAGTGAGCGCATCGAACTGAATCACGCCGCGGTGAATCCGGCTTTCAGCCTGATGGCCTCGCTCTCGAAAGGGGAGGACTTTTCTTCGATGTATCGTTTTATGTCGCCGGCCGAGGCCGACGCCGCCTGCCAGCCGCTGCTGCCGCACCCGGTCACTTTCCCCGATGAGGCGAATGCGTGGCTTACGACTCCGCGTCCCGATGTCGTGTTGGTGATTTTGGAGAGTTTTACCAAGCATGTCCTCGACGAGCCGGGTGTCATGCCGTGCTTCAATGCCTTGATAGAAGAGGGGATATGGTTTCCCCATTTTTATGCCAACAGTTTCCGCACCGACCGCGGACTGGTGGCCGTGCTGAGCGGTTACCCCGCGCAACCTACGGCTTCGGTGATGAAGTACCCTTCGAAGTCGCAGTCGCTTCCCTCGATAGCCCGTTCTCTGCGACAGGCCGGATATGGTACCGAACTTTGGTATGGAGGTGATGTCGATTTTACCAATATGCGCTCTTATTTTTATGCGACCGGATATGGCAAGGTGATTTCGGGCGAGGATTTCTCTTCTTCGGAAAATTCGGCTCGGTGGGGAGTGCCCGACCACATAACGTTCTCCCGGTTTTCGCAGGAGATTCTGGCGCAGGAACAGCAACCTTATTTCAAAACGCTGCTTACGCTGAGCAGCCATGAGCCCTTTGACGTGCCGATGCACCGCATCGACGAGCCTTTTCTCAATTCGGTCGCTTATACCGACAGTTGCTTGGGCGCTTTTGTCGACACGTTGCGAAATTCTCCCCGTTGGGACAATCTGCTCCTTGTCTTCGTGGCCGACCACACGATGCGCTATCCGGCCGGGATTCAGGAGCATGAGGTGAAACGGCACCATATACCCATGCTCTGGTGCGGGGGTGCGGTCAAGGAGCCCCGTGTCGTGGAGAATTACGCTTCGCAAATCGACTTGGCCGCTACGCTATTGGCCCAAATGAAAATTGATTATTCCGATTTCGCATTCAGCAAAAACATGGCCGACACGACGCAGCCCCCGTTTGCCTATTATACCTATAACGACGGGCTGGGCTATGTCGATGCCGGGAATCGTGTCGTCTATGACTGCAATGCCGATGCGTGGCTGCTCAAAGAGGGACCGCAAGCCGACGCTTGTGGCCGTGCGGCTCAGGCTTTTTTGCAGAAACTGTATGACGACTTGGGAACTCGCTGA
- a CDS encoding M3 family metallopeptidase encodes MKKLLCSLFSCVLLFNFSCCNMNNNTNPLLSPFTAPHGAAPFDRIKTDDFEPAITKAIELHESEIDAIARQTDAPTYENTIEAMELSGSTLSRITSIFFNLLSANGDDEMIAVSERVSPMLTEHSNNINLNETLFKRVKAVYEQRDSLSLSAEEMRLLTETYNGMARSGANLEGEARDRYREVSRELSQLSLKFESNLLKATNAFEMILTSPDEVKGLPQSALDAAAMRAQEKGHENAYLFDLSYPSLSAFLKYAERRDLREKIYMAYNTRCVGGEYDNRDIVVRIVELRNEAAHLLGYKNYAEYVLEHRMAQNSERVYTLLNQLLDAYKPVAEKEIRQLQAFAEKKEGHPVELMPWDYSYYSTQQKNELYDLNDEMLKPYFELEQVKKGVFGLATRLYGLTFKKTTEIPVYHKEVETFEVYDENNNYLGLLYTDFYPRPTKQGGAWMTSFKDQWITRDGTNSRPHISLVMNFTRPTASAPALLTYDEVETFLHEFGHALHGLMTNVQYESLSGTNVYRDFVELPSQLMENWLPRQEFLATFAHHYLTGEVLPDSLTQKIRDTQRYHVAYQCVRQLTYGLLDMAWHTTDARVDDITAFERNATASTQLLPAIDGTLFSAQFSHIFGGGYAAGYYGYKWAEVLDADAFSLFQEKGIFDRETAASFRKNILEKGDTEDPMSLYVRFRGREPQIDALMQRDGIK; translated from the coding sequence ATGAAAAAACTCCTCTGTTCGCTCTTTTCCTGTGTATTGCTTTTTAATTTTTCATGCTGTAATATGAATAATAATACAAATCCTCTACTCTCGCCTTTCACCGCGCCACACGGCGCCGCCCCCTTTGACCGTATAAAAACCGACGATTTCGAACCGGCCATCACCAAAGCCATCGAGTTGCACGAATCGGAAATAGATGCCATCGCCCGCCAAACCGATGCACCGACGTATGAAAACACCATCGAGGCGATGGAACTGTCGGGAAGCACCCTCAGTCGCATCACGTCGATATTCTTCAATCTGCTCAGCGCCAACGGCGATGACGAAATGATTGCCGTGTCGGAACGCGTCTCTCCGATGCTGACCGAACACAGCAACAACATCAACCTCAACGAGACCCTGTTCAAACGGGTGAAGGCCGTGTATGAGCAACGCGATTCCCTATCGCTCTCGGCCGAAGAGATGCGATTGCTTACCGAGACCTACAACGGCATGGCCCGCAGCGGAGCCAACCTCGAAGGCGAGGCCCGCGACAGATACCGCGAAGTGAGCCGGGAACTGAGCCAACTGAGCCTCAAATTCGAATCGAACCTGCTGAAAGCGACCAATGCCTTCGAAATGATTCTTACCTCTCCCGACGAAGTGAAGGGATTGCCCCAAAGCGCACTCGACGCCGCCGCAATGAGAGCCCAGGAAAAGGGGCACGAAAATGCCTACCTCTTCGACCTCTCCTATCCCAGTTTGTCCGCATTCCTGAAATATGCCGAACGCCGTGACCTCCGGGAAAAGATTTACATGGCCTACAATACCCGCTGCGTAGGCGGTGAGTATGACAACCGCGACATCGTCGTGCGCATTGTCGAGTTGCGCAATGAAGCGGCACATTTACTGGGATATAAGAATTATGCCGAATATGTACTCGAACACCGCATGGCACAAAACAGCGAACGGGTCTACACGCTACTGAACCAATTGCTCGACGCCTACAAACCCGTGGCCGAAAAAGAGATAAGACAGTTGCAAGCCTTTGCCGAGAAGAAAGAGGGACACCCCGTGGAACTGATGCCATGGGACTACTCCTACTACTCAACCCAGCAAAAAAACGAGCTGTATGACCTCAACGATGAAATGTTGAAACCCTACTTCGAGTTGGAACAGGTGAAAAAAGGGGTCTTCGGACTGGCTACCCGCCTCTATGGACTCACCTTCAAGAAAACCACCGAGATACCGGTTTACCACAAAGAAGTGGAGACCTTCGAAGTATATGACGAAAACAATAATTATCTGGGACTTCTCTACACCGATTTCTATCCGCGCCCAACAAAGCAGGGCGGCGCATGGATGACTTCGTTCAAAGACCAGTGGATCACGCGCGACGGCACCAACAGCCGTCCCCACATCTCGCTGGTGATGAACTTCACACGCCCCACGGCATCGGCCCCGGCATTGCTCACCTACGACGAAGTCGAGACTTTCCTGCACGAGTTCGGCCATGCCCTGCACGGCTTGATGACCAACGTGCAATATGAATCGCTCTCTGGCACCAACGTCTATCGCGATTTTGTGGAACTCCCCTCGCAACTGATGGAGAACTGGTTGCCCCGACAAGAATTCCTCGCCACCTTTGCCCATCACTACCTCACGGGTGAGGTGCTGCCCGACAGCCTGACTCAAAAAATACGCGACACACAACGCTACCACGTCGCATACCAATGCGTGCGCCAACTCACCTACGGCCTGCTCGACATGGCTTGGCACACCACCGATGCCCGTGTCGACGACATTACAGCCTTCGAGCGCAACGCCACGGCGTCGACGCAACTGCTCCCGGCTATCGACGGCACGCTTTTCAGTGCCCAATTCTCGCACATTTTTGGAGGCGGATATGCGGCCGGATATTATGGATATAAATGGGCCGAGGTCTTAGATGCCGATGCCTTCTCGCTTTTCCAGGAGAAAGGAATTTTCGACCGCGAAACAGCCGCCTCGTTCCGCAAAAACATTCTCGAAAAGGGGGATACCGAAGACCCGATGTCGCTCTATGTGCGGTTCAGAGGCCGCGAACCTCAAATCGACGCCCTGATGCAACGCGACGGCATCAAATAA
- a CDS encoding glycosyltransferase yields the protein MKISIITINYNNGEGLERTIQSVINQDNSLSIEHLVIDGGSIDNSREIIDKYQTHIAYQCSEKDRGIYHAMNKGIAHATGEYLLFLNSGDFLEPDSIVKVGNQLSGEDIVYGDLYFQDLKGNRTPMLYPEKPTTEYLFEKSLGHPATFFRRNLFEKYAYNESLKIVSDWEFLFRKIVMERCSVKHSPIFISTFMTDGISCTMSELCQKERQETLYRLLSPAITEELRMLYALKKNHEPFSLLDSHPHTKRRVLKFMKLLFALHPKRRH from the coding sequence ATGAAAATTTCCATCATCACCATTAATTACAATAATGGAGAGGGGTTGGAACGCACCATACAAAGCGTCATCAACCAAGACAATAGCCTCTCTATCGAACACCTTGTCATAGACGGAGGCAGCATCGACAACAGCCGGGAGATTATCGACAAATACCAAACCCACATCGCCTACCAATGCTCCGAAAAAGACCGTGGCATATATCATGCCATGAACAAGGGTATCGCCCATGCCACGGGCGAATATCTGCTTTTTCTGAACTCGGGCGATTTTCTGGAACCCGATTCCATTGTCAAAGTCGGCAATCAACTTTCGGGAGAAGATATTGTATATGGAGACCTCTATTTCCAAGACTTAAAAGGGAATCGCACCCCTATGCTCTATCCCGAGAAACCGACTACGGAATATCTCTTTGAAAAGTCTTTGGGGCACCCCGCCACATTTTTCCGTCGGAACCTGTTTGAAAAATATGCGTATAACGAATCTTTGAAAATTGTCTCCGACTGGGAATTCTTATTCCGGAAAATCGTAATGGAAAGGTGCAGTGTAAAACACTCACCGATTTTCATCAGCACGTTTATGACCGACGGTATCAGCTGCACCATGAGCGAATTGTGCCAAAAAGAGAGGCAAGAAACTCTTTATCGTCTTCTCTCTCCCGCCATCACAGAAGAGTTGCGCATGCTATACGCCCTGAAAAAGAATCATGAACCGTTCTCCCTACTCGACAGTCACCCGCACACCAAACGGCGCGTACTGAAATTTATGAAATTACTCTTTGCCCTGCACCCGAAGCGCCGTCACTAA
- a CDS encoding NADH peroxidase, translating into MKKKFICTVCGYVHEGDQAPERCPQCGVPASKFKEVVENGEALQFITEHHIGDGVVEDAEVMEGLKAHFMGECTEVGMYLAMSRQADREGYPEIAEAFKRYAWEEAEHASKFAELLGEVVWDTKKNLEARKDAECGACADKMRIAKRAKELGYDAIHDTVHEMAKDEARHGKGFEGLYNRYFKK; encoded by the coding sequence ATGAAAAAGAAATTTATCTGCACCGTATGTGGTTATGTACATGAAGGCGATCAAGCTCCCGAGCGTTGTCCCCAATGCGGTGTGCCTGCATCGAAATTCAAAGAAGTCGTAGAGAACGGTGAAGCTCTCCAATTCATCACCGAACATCATATCGGCGACGGTGTTGTAGAAGACGCCGAAGTCATGGAAGGTCTCAAAGCTCACTTCATGGGCGAATGCACCGAAGTCGGCATGTACCTGGCCATGAGCCGTCAGGCCGACCGCGAAGGCTATCCCGAAATTGCAGAAGCTTTCAAACGCTATGCTTGGGAAGAAGCCGAACACGCCTCGAAATTTGCCGAACTTCTCGGTGAAGTAGTTTGGGATACCAAGAAAAACCTCGAAGCCCGTAAAGATGCCGAATGTGGTGCTTGTGCCGACAAGATGCGCATTGCCAAACGTGCCAAAGAACTCGGTTACGATGCCATTCACGATACCGTTCACGAAATGGCCAAGGACGAGGCCCGTCACGGTAAAGGTTTCGAAGGTCTCTACAACCGTTACTTCAAGAAATAA
- a CDS encoding transcriptional repressor: protein MFAYDGYNHLLAHRIKPSVQRVAIMDYLMQHRTHPTADGIYSELSEKIPTLSRMTVYNTLKLLVEQGAVQQLSIDDKQAHYDADTTPHAHFRCNVCGMIYDVPVPPMSPTVAADFVVTETHLYYRGICKKCSQNDKE, encoded by the coding sequence ATGTTTGCTTACGACGGATACAACCATTTGCTGGCGCATCGCATAAAACCCTCGGTGCAACGGGTAGCCATCATGGACTACCTCATGCAGCACCGCACGCACCCCACGGCCGATGGCATCTATTCGGAGTTGAGCGAGAAGATACCCACGCTGTCGCGCATGACGGTCTACAACACCTTGAAACTCTTGGTGGAGCAGGGGGCCGTGCAGCAGTTGTCCATTGACGACAAGCAGGCGCATTACGATGCCGACACGACGCCGCACGCCCATTTTCGCTGCAATGTTTGCGGAATGATATATGATGTGCCGGTCCCGCCCATGTCGCCTACGGTCGCTGCCGATTTTGTCGTTACCGAGACGCACCTCTACTATCGGGGTATCTGTAAGAAATGTTCACAAAACGATAAAGAATAA